In a genomic window of Meiothermus sp. CFH 77666:
- a CDS encoding cytochrome P450: MGRPLPQPRGYPWGPLAHLPRWAGEPLALLEEGAALGPVFGLGLGRKAVVGYSPEWNKRLLTDLETFRSKGSFSSLTPYLNGGIITTDAPAHKPRRQELNPYFHAKALVGLEGRIRAALEEIQPRGEFEANAWASQVAQTSLNVAYFEGRFPQGELARFLAPLKKPFPAPLLPRPLLFARVRRRVGEMQAAGYGLAGHLPADEVLIGLAAGYDTTAHTLVWALWHAAHYPDWHHPAGHALLVKETLRLYPPGFIGSRRVVRGLKFEGYFIPRGALVLYSPYLTHRHPDLWERPLVFDPSRFQGRIPAWGYLPFGGGERTCLGMHFAQMVLEIALSLLGPLEPLQGDPQPRPGLTLAPRGALWLRPRGYTKSAQK; encoded by the coding sequence GTGGGGCGGCCCCTGCCGCAGCCCAGAGGCTATCCCTGGGGTCCTCTGGCCCATCTGCCGCGCTGGGCCGGTGAGCCGCTGGCGCTGCTAGAGGAAGGGGCGGCCCTGGGGCCGGTTTTCGGTTTGGGCCTGGGCCGCAAGGCCGTGGTGGGCTATAGCCCCGAATGGAATAAAAGGTTGCTCACCGACCTGGAAACCTTCCGCTCCAAAGGCAGTTTTTCCAGCCTGACCCCCTACCTGAACGGCGGCATCATCACCACCGACGCCCCGGCGCACAAGCCCCGGCGCCAGGAGCTGAACCCCTATTTTCACGCCAAAGCGCTGGTGGGCCTGGAAGGGCGAATTCGGGCCGCCCTGGAAGAAATACAACCCAGGGGCGAGTTTGAGGCCAACGCCTGGGCCTCCCAGGTTGCGCAGACCAGCCTGAACGTGGCCTACTTTGAAGGCCGGTTTCCCCAAGGGGAGCTGGCCCGGTTTCTGGCCCCCCTCAAAAAGCCCTTTCCGGCCCCCCTGCTGCCGCGCCCGCTGCTGTTTGCGCGGGTTCGGCGGCGGGTAGGGGAGATGCAGGCTGCCGGGTATGGCCTGGCGGGCCATCTGCCCGCCGACGAAGTGCTGATCGGGCTGGCAGCAGGCTACGATACCACCGCCCACACCCTGGTCTGGGCGCTCTGGCACGCCGCGCATTATCCCGACTGGCACCACCCGGCAGGCCATGCCCTGCTCGTCAAGGAGACCCTGCGCCTGTACCCGCCCGGTTTTATCGGGAGCCGCAGGGTGGTGAGGGGGCTAAAGTTCGAGGGGTACTTCATCCCCAGAGGTGCCCTGGTTCTCTACAGCCCCTACCTGACCCACCGCCACCCCGACCTGTGGGAAAGGCCCCTGGTCTTCGACCCGTCGCGCTTCCAGGGGCGCATTCCGGCCTGGGGCTACCTACCCTTTGGCGGGGGGGAGCGCACCTGCCTGGGGATGCACTTCGCCCAGATGGTGTTGGAGATCGCCCTTTCGCTATTGGGGCCGCTCGAGCCCCTCCAGGGTGACCCCCAGCCCAGACCCGGCCTGACCCTGGCGCCCAGGGGGGCGCTATGGTTGCGCCCCAGGGGATATACCAAATCTGCCCAGAAGTGA
- a CDS encoding serine hydrolase domain-containing protein has product MLEQAAQIARDAVESGRIPGAALGVVHLDGSTEMFCAGVKHLHKPGAVDPDTLFDLASLTKVLFTVPQILRLVEEGLADLDDPLSRFLPEMAWMQGSELPRRTLRQLLTHVSGLPAWEAIYTWGGEAHTLKHRVLQHRWEVGPVGAHLYSDIGYILLGLVLERVRGQNLTRFALPEGFCFNPTHPDDCAATEQDPWRGRILQGEVHDENCFALGGATGHAGLFGSLRGILAYVHRLMKGEVLSPAALAEMRRPQHAERALGWLIPYPPYSGGSLCSRQTLGHTGFTGTGVWMDFERGYAWVLLTNRVHPSRHRETGILELRRAVGNAIAAAWKG; this is encoded by the coding sequence ATGCTCGAGCAAGCCGCACAAATTGCCAGAGATGCCGTGGAATCGGGCCGGATTCCAGGGGCCGCGCTGGGGGTGGTGCATCTGGACGGTTCCACGGAGATGTTTTGCGCGGGTGTGAAGCATCTGCACAAACCGGGTGCGGTAGACCCCGACACGCTGTTCGACCTGGCCAGCCTGACCAAGGTGCTCTTTACTGTGCCCCAGATACTCCGCCTGGTGGAGGAGGGATTGGCCGACCTGGACGACCCGCTTTCGCGCTTTCTGCCCGAGATGGCCTGGATGCAAGGCTCGGAGTTGCCCCGTCGCACCCTGCGCCAACTGCTCACCCACGTCTCGGGCCTGCCAGCCTGGGAGGCCATCTATACCTGGGGCGGCGAGGCCCATACCCTCAAACACCGGGTTTTGCAACACCGCTGGGAGGTGGGGCCGGTGGGTGCCCACCTCTACTCGGACATCGGCTACATCTTGCTGGGGCTGGTGCTCGAGCGCGTCCGAGGCCAGAACCTGACCCGTTTCGCGCTTCCAGAGGGGTTTTGCTTCAATCCCACCCACCCCGACGACTGCGCCGCAACCGAGCAAGACCCCTGGCGTGGGCGCATCTTGCAAGGCGAAGTACACGACGAGAACTGCTTTGCCCTGGGGGGTGCCACCGGACACGCAGGGCTTTTCGGTAGCCTGCGGGGGATTCTGGCCTATGTCCACCGCCTGATGAAGGGCGAGGTGCTTTCCCCGGCAGCCCTGGCGGAGATGCGTCGCCCCCAGCACGCCGAGCGAGCCCTGGGCTGGCTGATTCCATACCCCCCCTACAGCGGCGGCAGCCTGTGTAGCCGCCAGACCCTGGGCCACACGGGCTTTACCGGAACCGGCGTCTGGATGGATTTTGAGCGGGGTTATGCCTGGGTTTTGCTGACCAACCGGGTGCACCCCAGCCGACACCGGGAAACCGGCATCCTGGAGTTGCGGCGGGCAGTCGGGAACGCCATCGCCGCAGCGTGGAAGGGCTGA
- a CDS encoding GNAT family N-acetyltransferase — MTLSNTWPRHGKVTLKPFTETLTETEWRRFYECFRDPEIAEWNGSRPLKMPLWLFKRVVMGEVSRGDRMGFGILDEKGEWLGTVELYEMTRTEATLGILIGAKNRWGQGYGTDAVKAVLEYAFCTLRLQKVKLRTYKHNLRAQRAFEKAGFRHVPTPPAPTPRFNFGLAPKSEFVPMEITREDWECF; from the coding sequence GTGACGCTCAGCAACACCTGGCCCCGCCACGGGAAAGTCACCCTCAAGCCCTTCACCGAAACCCTCACCGAAACGGAGTGGCGGCGGTTTTACGAGTGCTTCCGCGACCCCGAAATTGCCGAGTGGAACGGCAGCCGTCCGCTCAAAATGCCCCTCTGGCTCTTCAAGCGGGTGGTGATGGGCGAGGTCAGCCGGGGCGACCGCATGGGGTTTGGCATTCTGGACGAAAAGGGCGAGTGGCTGGGCACGGTGGAGCTCTACGAAATGACCCGCACCGAGGCCACCCTGGGTATTCTGATCGGGGCCAAAAACCGCTGGGGGCAGGGCTACGGCACCGACGCGGTCAAGGCGGTGCTGGAATACGCCTTCTGCACCCTGCGGCTGCAAAAGGTCAAGCTGCGCACCTACAAGCACAACCTGCGCGCCCAACGGGCCTTCGAGAAAGCGGGTTTTCGGCACGTGCCCACCCCGCCAGCACCCACCCCTCGCTTCAACTTTGGGCTGGCCCCCAAATCCGAGTTTGTGCCGATGGAAATAACCCGGGAAGATTGGGAGTGTTTTTGA